A segment of the Mangrovimonas sp. YM274 genome:
ATCGCTGGGATGGATGTACAACAAATCGCAGAAGGATCGGTAGACTGTATTGTATTTAAATTGAAACTTAAAAACGTCCAGGGCTACTTTTTGAAACTCTTCTTGAGTTTGTATCCCGAAAATGTCTTGGGCTGATATCATGTAACAAAAGTAGGCAAAAATAAAAAGCGTTGCCATGGCAACGCTTTTTTAAGATAAGGAAGATTTTCTTATTTAATGATCAGCTTTTTGATGGCTGAAGCACTGTTTTGTTCTAGTTTTAAAAGGTATATTCCAGGTGCCAAAGTGCTAACATTTAGTTGTCCGTTCATGATATTGGTATTAAGTACGTTTTTACCCAACACATCATAAATGTTTACTGTTACATTTCCTTGGTTTGCCGTGGCAACAGTTACAAGGCCAGAGGTTGTAGGGTTCGGGTAAAGTGAAAACTGGAGACTTTCAAATTGATTTACAGACAGTGTCATATCCATCAAACTTCTGGAGGTAATTTGTGGAGAACCATTAAATTCGTTTACCAAAGCAATTACAGGGACGGGACCTGAAGGAATGGTGCTGCCAATGTAATCAGCTTCACTAAAATTGGTTCTAAAATTAATTATGGCACCATCATTAAGGTTATAATTGCTGGCAGTCTCAAAAGTGGCACCGGCGTCTTCAAATGTTGCATCTGCAATTTCAATCAATTCCGATTCGTAATCTTCCCAATCCGTTAAAAGGGTAGCAATAGTTACAATTTCAGGAGTAACTGCCGTTGCTGTTGCTACCGAAGCATCCGCGGTGGGAACAAATTGTAATACGCCATTAAATTCAGAAGCCTGTCCCATAAGGCCTTCAATACCATCCCCTTCGGCAAAGGTGGTTGTAATGATGCCTTCATTATCATCAATCAATATTCCGGCGCTTGTATCTTGGATGTACTTTTGGTTTCTAAACGTTCTGGTATAAGTGACGGTTGGAGTGCTCAATAGTTCGTAAAAATGACCTTCACCATTAGTTTCAAAATCTGCTCTTAATGCAGCTAGATTTTCCACCTGAATGATTTCTTCTACATCAAATTCAACTGAAGCGCTCACTGCTGGAGTTATGGGATTGTGATCATTGTCGACCAAGTGCATTTCAATGGTGTATTCTCCACCGTTGACTACAGGAATAGAAACATCTTCAGTATCGTATTTCATGGGTTGTACAACAGGATCATCCCCGCTGTCGATACTCCAATGGATATGACCGTCGATACCTTCTCCGGGATTTCCAACCGCAAAATTTTGGACGCTTATGGAAAGTGTAACGGAAGTGGTTCCAGGAATAAATTCTTGTCCGCTAGAAGGGCTAAGAATTACTAAACTAGGATCTGTGGAAGCTTCTGTACTATAGGTGCCAATAGGGAATTGCGACGTGCAGGAAGCATTAGTGGTACAGTCATCAACCATGTCTGGTCCGCTGTAAGTCCAATTACTAACTATGAAACTAGTTCCGTCAGGGCCGGTTCCATCTACACGGTAAGCCCATCCGTCTCTGTACTCCCAAGATTCTCCACTGCCATCAACATTAATGTCTCCAAATGTATCGGTAACAGCGCTGTTGAAGAACAGTTCCAAGGCATCATCACCATTTACATTGGCAGCATCGGAAATGAAATCTGGGGTAATTCCAAAATATTCCACAACAGACGTGTCGTCCGATGCAATATAAAGATAGGTGCCGGCTGTGGCTGATCCAGAAAGGGTTACTTCAATATCGTCAGAACCATCTCCGTTATTGGCCGAACCAAAACCATAAAGTGATAGATCGGCAATGTCATTGATAACGTAAAGTTCAACAACCTTGGGAAGGCCTCCGGAAAGAGGGCCGTCAAACACACCAGATATTACCATATCCTGGCCAAAAGATAACATTGTAGTAAGCGTAAATACCAAAAAGTAAATTTTTTTCATAAATTTCAGTGTTTAAATTAGTAATGCGGTTCTTACAAATATAAACAGAAATCAATGCGATTTTAACGATATTGAAGTATAAGTATTTATTTTACAATAAATTAATGTCGAGGTTAACAAAAGGAAACAAAGCCGCCATTTGATTAAAGGCTTGGAAAAATTAGATTATTTGTAGGAGATTACATAAGGGTAAGCGAAAAGTTATCTTAATGTTATCATTATGTAAGGAAGTATAAATTTTTGTTATTAGTTTTATCTTTGACGCTGAAAAGATTACAATAAAACCGATGAAAAAAAAGGACATAAAAATTCTTCTGGTTGATGATGAACCGGACATTCTGGAAATCGTAGGATATAACCTTTCTTCTGAGGGCTATCAGGTGGTTACTGCTGAAAACGGTCATGAGGCCGTTAAAAAGGCTAAGGCTGAAAAACCACAATTGATAATTCTTGATGTGATGATGCCGGAGATGGATGGTATTGAAGCCTGTGAGCAAATCAGGAAGATTCCAGAATTGGGAGAAACCATCATTACATTTTTTACCGCCAGAGGAGAAGATTATTCGCAAGTTGCGGGCTTTGAAGCAGGCGCTGACGATTATATAACCAAGCCTATCAAGCCAAAAGTATTGATTAGTAAGGTGAAGGCATTGTTGAGACGTCTTAAAGAAGATGATGCTGCGGATAACGTAATGAAAGTTGGTAACTTGACCATCAATAGAGAGGAGTATAAAATTTCTGTAAAAGGAGAAGAAATAGTGCTTCCCAGAAAAGAGTTTGAACTACTATCTTTATTGGCCACCAAACCGGGAAAAGTATTTAAAAGAGAGGAAATACTGGATAAGGTTTGGGGTAATGAAGTTGTTGTAGGCGGACGTACCATTGATGTTCATATCAGAAAACTGAGAGAAAAAATAGGAGATGATAGCTTTAAAACCGTAAAAGGAGTTGGCTATAAGTTTGTAGATTAATGCAGAAGAAAAAAATCAAGAAATCGTATAAGTTCGCTATAAGAACTTCTACGTACATCACACTTTTTTTAACGCTCTTTATGAGTGTTTTTTTATATACCTCCAATGTTGAATATTGGTGGGTATTGGTGTTAGGGTTTGCGGTAGTGTGTTACCTGTTTTCTTTTGCCGTAATCCAATACCGGGTAGAGCGCTTTATATACCGAAGGGTTAAAAAGATATATGATGATCTTACCTTGTTGGAGTCTACGTCTTTAAGGAAGCAGCCCATTACAACCGATATGGCTACCCTTACCCACGAAATCGATAAATACGCTAAGGACAAAAAGCTTGAAATTGAAACCCTAAAAGTAAGGGAAGAATACCGAAAGGAGTTTCTGGGTAATGTTGCCCACGAGCTTAAAACCCCTTTGTTTACGGTGCAGGGATATTTGGAAACATTGATTGATGGTGCTCAAAACGATAAAAAAATCCGAGAAAAATATCTTGAAAGAGCCAATAAGGGGGTCGAGCGGTTAATTTACATTGTGAGCGATTTGGATATGATTACCAAATTAGAAGCGGGCGATTTAAGTTTGAATGTAGAAGTGTTTGATATTGTGCAGTTGGTAGAAAATGTATTTGACATGTTAGAAATGAAGGCTTCCAAGAAAAAGATTTCATTGGTTTTTGACATGGATTATACAGCCCCAGTAATGGTAAGAGCTGATAAAGAGCGTATACAGCAAGTGCTTACAAACCTTATTGTAAATTCCATTAAATACGGGCATGATAAGGGAACTACCGAAGTGAGTATAGAAAACCTGATCAAGAATAAGGTGATTGTGAGAGTGACAGACAATGGGGAAGGAATTGGAAAAGAAAATATCCCACGTTTATTTGAGCGTTTCTTCCGTGTAGATAAGAGTGGTTCTCGTAAAGAAGGAGGTTCTGGCTTGGGGCTTGCCATCGTTAAGCACATCATAGAGGCTCATGACGAAAAGATTTATGTAGAGAGTGAAATTGGCGTTGGAAGTGAATTTTCATTTACCCTTGAAAAGGCTGAATAGCTTTTTGTAATTCACATCGTATTCCAGGTCTGAAAGTCCTTGGTAGGCGTTCACGCGCTGCAATTGCTCCAGGCTAAAATCATCTTGCTTACAATACGGCACCAAGTTTTGGCTGTCCAATCTTTTGGCAAGGTATTCCTGTTCAAATTGACCTGGAGTTGGAATAAAAAAGGCTTTTTTCCCAAGTTTGGCCAAATCCATCACTGTAGTGTATCCAGATCTGGATACAATAAGCGAACTTTGGTGGATGGTGGCTTCCAATTGGTCACTGCTCATATAATTGTAAATGGTCATATTGCCCATTTGTTCACAGCTTTGCTCGGCATCCATCACCCCTTTTATAAAAACAGTTTTTGTAGGCTGATCTTTAAAAAGCGCCAAAACTTTTTCTTCCAATAAGGAGCGTTGTGGTTCTGGTCCCGACAATAATACCATGATGTCATAGACATCTTTGGAGTCCTGTTTTTCAAAACGGCTGATAGGCCCCAGATATCTTAAGGGGATTTCAAAATTATCAACATGGCCTAGTTGTCCGCTTAAATTTGGTGATTTCAAACTGTCCGGAACCCAACATTCATTATACTTCTTAATGTAGGATTGATGCATGCGTGTACTGAACCAGGTGGTATTGCCACTTAATACTCGTAGTTGGTGGGAAATAATTACCGAAGGAACTTTCTTGGAGTAGGCCCCAAGTCTGTTGTCTGAAATAATGCCGTCAATATTGTGGGTTGCAATGATCTGGTCGACCATCTTGTTTTCGTTTTTTATAGCCTTTAAAATGTTTGGGGCATTGGCAATCAATTTCAGTTTGAACCACTGTCCCTTTTTGGCGTAATGAATTTTATAAGAAGGCAGTTCCAAGGATTCCAAATGAGGAAATTCCTTTTTTAACAGAGCCAACGCATCCCCATCGGAAGCAATGATGGGTTCAAAATGGTGTGCTATTAAAGCACGGATAATTGGAATGCAGCGGGTCGCGTGACCCAATCCCCAGTTAAGGGGCATGACTAAAATGCGTTTTTTCATAGCGACGCTAAAGGGCTTTCGGTTGCTTATAGTTTTCAAAGGGAAACTTGAACAGGCCAAACCTCCCCAGAAGCACTAATTATCAAAGATAAGTATAATACTGCTTCCATATATTTCCTTAATTTTACCGAATCTTATTATAAACATTAAATTGAAGTAGTGGGAAGTAAAAATAAGCTCAAGCGTTTTAAGGAAAATGAGACGTTTTCAAATGTATTTCAGCCTACAAGGGATGAATTGGTGAATGCGGAATTTGCGTTGAAGGGTAACTGGAACAAAACCGTTTTTAAAAACGATCATCCGTTGGTGTTGGAATTGGGATGTGGAAAAGGAGAGTATTCCGTAGCCTTGGCGCAAAAATATCCAGAAAAGAATTTTATAGGAATTGACATTAAGGGAGCTCGCTTTTGGAGAGGTGCCAAAACAGCAGTGGAAGATGGGATTGATAACGTGGCCTTTTTGAGAACGCAGATTGAATTGATCGAGTATGCCTTTGCTGAAAATGAAGTAGACGAAATTTGGATTACATTCCCGGATCCACAAATAAAATATAAGCGTACCAAGCACCGCTTGACCAATTCTGAATTTTTAAAACGTTACAAACACATTCTTAAGCCAGACGGTATCGTTAATCTAAAAACCGATAGCGAGTTTATGCATGGTTACACGCTTGGTTTGTTGCATGGTGAAGGACATGAAGTGTTGTACTCCAACCATGATGTGTACAGACAGGAAGGTAGTCCGGAAGAGGTGACCAGCATACAAACGTTTTATGAGAGTCAATATTTAGAACAAAACAAACCAATTACGTATATTAGGTTTAAAATCAAAGATTCTTGAATATTACCATAGCCTTTGTTTTAGGATTTATGGCTGCTTTTTTAGCTGTCATGCCTCCTGGGTTGTTGAATATGACTGCTGCCAAAATCAGCTTAAAGGAAGGTCATATAAGAGGCATTGTATTTTCAATAGGCGCCTGTATTATTGTATTTGTCCAAACCCTTATCGCAACCGTTTTTGCAAGATACTTAAATAGACATCCTGATGTTGTGGAAATTTTACAGCGCGTAGCTTTTGTGATTTTTGTGTTGGTAACCGTATATTTTCTTTTGGTTGCCAAGGGAGGCGGAAAGGCCGAAAAAGAACTAGAACCAAAAAGCAAGCGTAGCAGGTTTTTTCAGGGAATGTTTATGTCTAGCATCAATGTGTTTCCTATTCCGTTTCAGGCTTATATGGCCATTACGTTGGCATCGTTGGGTTGGCTGCAATTTGATACTACAAGTATTTCAGCCTATGTGTCTGGAGCCGCCATGGGTTCGTTTGCCATGCTGTACATTTATATGTTCTTTTTTGAAAGAATCAAACATTTACAGTTTACCTCTCAGAAAAACATGAACTATATCATTGGTGGAATAACAGGAATCATTTCTTT
Coding sequences within it:
- a CDS encoding T9SS type A sorting domain-containing protein, whose product is MKKIYFLVFTLTTMLSFGQDMVISGVFDGPLSGGLPKVVELYVINDIADLSLYGFGSANNGDGSDDIEVTLSGSATAGTYLYIASDDTSVVEYFGITPDFISDAANVNGDDALELFFNSAVTDTFGDINVDGSGESWEYRDGWAYRVDGTGPDGTSFIVSNWTYSGPDMVDDCTTNASCTSQFPIGTYSTEASTDPSLVILSPSSGQEFIPGTTSVTLSISVQNFAVGNPGEGIDGHIHWSIDSGDDPVVQPMKYDTEDVSIPVVNGGEYTIEMHLVDNDHNPITPAVSASVEFDVEEIIQVENLAALRADFETNGEGHFYELLSTPTVTYTRTFRNQKYIQDTSAGILIDDNEGIITTTFAEGDGIEGLMGQASEFNGVLQFVPTADASVATATAVTPEIVTIATLLTDWEDYESELIEIADATFEDAGATFETASNYNLNDGAIINFRTNFSEADYIGSTIPSGPVPVIALVNEFNGSPQITSRSLMDMTLSVNQFESLQFSLYPNPTTSGLVTVATANQGNVTVNIYDVLGKNVLNTNIMNGQLNVSTLAPGIYLLKLEQNSASAIKKLIIK
- a CDS encoding response regulator transcription factor translates to MKKKDIKILLVDDEPDILEIVGYNLSSEGYQVVTAENGHEAVKKAKAEKPQLIILDVMMPEMDGIEACEQIRKIPELGETIITFFTARGEDYSQVAGFEAGADDYITKPIKPKVLISKVKALLRRLKEDDAADNVMKVGNLTINREEYKISVKGEEIVLPRKEFELLSLLATKPGKVFKREEILDKVWGNEVVVGGRTIDVHIRKLREKIGDDSFKTVKGVGYKFVD
- a CDS encoding cell wall metabolism sensor histidine kinase WalK, whose amino-acid sequence is MQKKKIKKSYKFAIRTSTYITLFLTLFMSVFLYTSNVEYWWVLVLGFAVVCYLFSFAVIQYRVERFIYRRVKKIYDDLTLLESTSLRKQPITTDMATLTHEIDKYAKDKKLEIETLKVREEYRKEFLGNVAHELKTPLFTVQGYLETLIDGAQNDKKIREKYLERANKGVERLIYIVSDLDMITKLEAGDLSLNVEVFDIVQLVENVFDMLEMKASKKKISLVFDMDYTAPVMVRADKERIQQVLTNLIVNSIKYGHDKGTTEVSIENLIKNKVIVRVTDNGEGIGKENIPRLFERFFRVDKSGSRKEGGSGLGLAIVKHIIEAHDEKIYVESEIGVGSEFSFTLEKAE
- a CDS encoding glycosyltransferase; the encoded protein is MKKRILVMPLNWGLGHATRCIPIIRALIAHHFEPIIASDGDALALLKKEFPHLESLELPSYKIHYAKKGQWFKLKLIANAPNILKAIKNENKMVDQIIATHNIDGIISDNRLGAYSKKVPSVIISHQLRVLSGNTTWFSTRMHQSYIKKYNECWVPDSLKSPNLSGQLGHVDNFEIPLRYLGPISRFEKQDSKDVYDIMVLLSGPEPQRSLLEEKVLALFKDQPTKTVFIKGVMDAEQSCEQMGNMTIYNYMSSDQLEATIHQSSLIVSRSGYTTVMDLAKLGKKAFFIPTPGQFEQEYLAKRLDSQNLVPYCKQDDFSLEQLQRVNAYQGLSDLEYDVNYKKLFSLFKGK
- the trmB gene encoding tRNA (guanosine(46)-N7)-methyltransferase TrmB, with protein sequence MGSKNKLKRFKENETFSNVFQPTRDELVNAEFALKGNWNKTVFKNDHPLVLELGCGKGEYSVALAQKYPEKNFIGIDIKGARFWRGAKTAVEDGIDNVAFLRTQIELIEYAFAENEVDEIWITFPDPQIKYKRTKHRLTNSEFLKRYKHILKPDGIVNLKTDSEFMHGYTLGLLHGEGHEVLYSNHDVYRQEGSPEEVTSIQTFYESQYLEQNKPITYIRFKIKDS
- a CDS encoding LysE family transporter; amino-acid sequence: MNITIAFVLGFMAAFLAVMPPGLLNMTAAKISLKEGHIRGIVFSIGACIIVFVQTLIATVFARYLNRHPDVVEILQRVAFVIFVLVTVYFLLVAKGGGKAEKELEPKSKRSRFFQGMFMSSINVFPIPFQAYMAITLASLGWLQFDTTSISAYVSGAAMGSFAMLYIYMFFFERIKHLQFTSQKNMNYIIGGITGIISLITLVNIIKDLK